The nucleotide window ACTCAAAAATCCGTAAATGTCTACCAGTGGTCACTATCGAGCTCTCTGTCACAGTGATCCATCTAATGCTGGGGATTTCTTGaacagataaataaataaagaggTGGGTTTTCGCAActtagtgtgtacatccccacaaacaacatgcatacaaacagataacGGAATACAGTTATTCGGCCTCAGTCATACAGATATCGCATGCATAGCAGATCAGATATCAGAAATATCATGCCCActaaccctgcacaccatctccgtccaacccaatacaccatgtggggataaaattgacccacccatccctacacatcgtatatggggatataatcgacccatccaaccctacacaccataaagtaccgcaccgcaacacatatcataagtatgCAGCTTAGCTGACAGATAACGAGCTTATAAAACCCTTCAGGTACTCCCTTTACTTCATCaaacccaccccgatgcaatgcatcatacaagcatggcatgctataatgcagAAAAACAGATCATACCTTTATTTATAGACCAGAATAGATCAAATAATCATGCTAACGGCCCGTGTGGCTAAGTCCGTACCTCGCACACGGCCTACAAGCCATCATACGCCCGTGTCCGTCGCACCTGTATTGCACGCGCATAGTCTGGCTCGTTgaacacacggtcgtgtatcaCCACACGGCCTCCACACGGGCGGTCCATACGCCCGTGTAGCATTAACAGTAGCGTTTTCGACTTTAGCCAAAACGCGATTTCAGATCGattggagtacacacctggtatcgtttCGAAGCTAACGCAATCctgagcactccagaacctattaTTAACAAACCCGAGACCAAAATCGATCACTTCAATGATTTATTAAGAATAGACAAATCCTAAAATGCGAGTTCCACTTACCTTCAACGAATAACGTCGATTCTTTGCTTCTTAGAACCCCGATTAGAGATCCACAGAACCTTGATAATCCCCTATACAGCAAACAAAAATCCCTCTTAAACAATCTCCCAACGAACCACGCAATTAACAAAATCATACTCACCGAATTCATGCCAAAACTAATCAGAGGAGAGTAAACGGAGGATAATGTTAAAAGAAGCAAAATTTCGGCAGCACAAAAGGGGGATTTTCgacaaaaagaaaacaaaaagaaatgtaGAGAGGAGAATTGCAGAGAATTTCGGCAAGAGAAGATTTTGGGAAGAATCGCAAACTAACTAGATAACCCTGCAATCTACTGCTACTCCTCTACTCAGAGTGCATTTTACTAAAATTCAAACTCTTAGCCGAAATTTACAGCAAAATACTCCTCTTTTTTCCCACACAGAGAATCGAACCCCAGACCCCTATCATACTAATATACCACTTAgccaccagaccagtaggcccattctgtcatATTCTTACAAATAAATTCTTATAACCCCGTTaaccaaaacccatgcttaattcttataaaaaccaaaattttagccCAAGTTAAAGCTCGAACTTGgaacctcccaaacacaccccaaaGTACATAACCTCttaaaccacatatatatataccaaaaagaatcaaaacaaaagttttgatatttccatgctcaacaaccacaaaagccgaaattacAGAAATTTGGGCGTTACAAGAGTAATCTACTATGTATCAATAGTATAAGATATGACTGAAGTTCAACTCATTCACTAAGTTGCAACATCACTTCTATACATAAACTAAGATCACTTTCCCTGCTAAAATTATACCATTGAAACAAGTTCCTAAGACGAATTAAATTTGTACCTTCTTCAATTCATACATAATCAAGTAAACAAAAATTCTTTAAATAGGCATTATAGGCATGTAAATCTTCAAACTAGTGTGAATGATGTATGCCCCAGAAATTATGCTTTAATTGGACTTCTATATGGCATCACTTAAGTAGATAGATTCATAGATCAAACTTTTATAAGAACTAAATATCATCATATATAGTAACTCGATTACAAATAAACTTGTCAAACAAAATCCTTACTTGACTAATATTCAACAAGATCAAATGCATATAATTACTTCTTAAAATCCTcaacaaaatatacaaaaatttcatgcaatttgtGTTTAAATATGCCAACACATACTAAGTTGCACCACAATTGGTTGTAAAGTGAAATGCAATTGACTATACAAGTTGAACAAGCAAAAGTTTAAGTTCGAATCCCAAGGTGAAAAGAATTGGGATTTATGGATAGGGGTgtaaatgaacagaacgatcgATGAATTGTTTGTGAACAGTTTGTATAACGTTCGTTTATATTCGTTTATTAAGCTAAATAAACtaatatgaacaaaatttttatgtTCATTTAATAAACGAACGAACACGAATAGAGGTGTGTTCCGTTTATTTATGTTCCCAAACAAGCTCGTTTCAAAACTCGTTTATTAACTCGTTTAtaacttatatatttattaatgatattttcttataaaatattaaaacaattctcCATCTATTTTTGTTTGACTGCAATGCTGGATTGGATagaatataaaaactaaaaaataaaaaggtagTTCAAAAagctaaacaaaaaaaaattgaaacgaCTCAATCTATCTAGTCAACTGGCCACTGGCCTCCATCAAACATCATTAAAGCGCATTTAATGCTCTGGCCAGATAACAAGGGAAGAGAGCAGTTTCCAAAAAGAAATCGCCCAAAACGTTTGTCTGCTATCCTTTGCTTTCCAGAAAACTCTCCCCTTTCCAAATCATTCCGAGGTCCATTGTCTTCTCCGCTCCTCCGCCTGTTGAACGTAGTTCGGAACGCCACCTActaggtaaatatttttcccttttttcagACTTGCTTTAGCCAAATAATGAGCAAGGGAGTTGCCCGATCTTGAAATGTGCCGAAAGTTAATCTGTTGAAAGCGTTCTTtgtactattgaatatttatgacAATAGCCCCGATCTTCGATTTATCTTTACTAACCAATTTAGCTTTCTTGATTGTAGTCAAGGAGTCGTCCTCGATCGTCGCACATTCTAGGCCCAACCAGGCCTAATTGCAACGTCTAGACGCACACCTGAGCCTCCGTAACAAACGAAGAAGAAATTGCTTTGTGGCATATGGTCATAGAAGCCAAGATTTCCCCTAATGAGTTCCTTGCCACCACCTCGAAACCGGATCTTTCCTGATAGGGGTTAAAAGGCCCATCGAAGTTGATCTTAATGAATGGATCGCAAGGGGGTTCCCACATCTCATGAACAATCCTACGAGTAagagttttcttttctaaaccaTCTAGTTCTCTTCAGTAAATAATGGTCCAGTTTGATATCTCCTTTCTCGACATATTTTTCCTTTCATGCACAAGGCGATTTCTACTTATCCAGAGTGCCTATAGATCACAACAAAAAAGCCTACATTGCTCACTGGTGGCAATTCAAAAAACCTAGGTAATCCAGTCCCAAGAGTTACTATCCAAATTATTTAATATCCATGAGAGATTCAAACTGACCCATGTCTTCATTGTAAGAAGGCAGTCCCGAAATGTATGGATAGAGTCGTCCACAGAAGTACAACACCTCGGACATTGAGTATTCACTGCTATTCTTTTGTACCTTAGATTAGCTAAAGTAGGCATATAATTCCATGATAGCCTCCAAATTGTAGTTTTTATTTTCGGAGGTATATGTGAGTTCCATAGCTTTTTGTAGAAGTTACTAGGATCTGGTTGTAAAATATTATCaataggaaatatatatataaacgaaCATGTTTGCGAACATATAAACAAACATGTTTGCGATCGTTAAATGAATATGTTCGCGATCGCTAAATGAATTGAGCTCGAACACAATAAATAATATACGAACCGAGtttgattaaaaatttaaacGAACACGAACCGAACACGAATAACttcaaaaataaacaaatgaacaCGAACAAGTCTTGTTCGTTTGAGTCCGATTCATTTACACCCCTATTTATGGATAGGAGAGGACTTTGAAACTCGATCCAACAAGGGTTCAAATGTACTAAGAAAAGGGTTATTAAATTAATACAAAGTGGATGTGTTTGGTCGGATATGGAGGATCATATTACGTGGTTATATGTTTCCCTATAGGTCATAACCACCTAGACCTACTTGATGACCCTTTTTAACAATTTATGGGATTCTTTAGGGGTCAGCTTTCAACTTCCTTATTGTGTTTCGTCCAACACTTGTTCTGTGCTATGTTTCCTCGATGTATTGGCATTAAAGACTCACTCTTCGGTTGCTAATTTCCTCGAACCCGACATTTTTAAACTCATCAACTGGTTCTGAACGGGGAATCCTTCTACATATACATTCATAAGTTGCTTCACTATGGCTACTAGGCAGTTAAATGCAATATGTCTGATTGATCGTTGAAGTCAGAAACAGTGGATGCATGATGTGTCATCCAACTCTAGATTTGTGGGAGCACAAATGAAGATCAGATCTAATTAAACACGACTTTATTGAGCAAGATAAGTAAAAATGTCCCCTATAATGTTGCACAGCTTAATAAGAAGTATAAGAAAGAACAATGGAATAATCACCTTACAAATTACCCATGACAGATAGATATGAGCCTCTTCCTTTTAACAAGCCAAAATAACGAGTATACTATATCAGTCCAACGACTCATACAACCTTTAAAGGTACACATAGGCTATGGTTCTACTTCTCCCACTGCCTGAAGACTTGCTTTCTTCTCCATGTCTTGTATGGTTTCGCCATTCAAGCCCTTAAGTTCCTTCTCTCCAGACTCGGGCTCTATAGGCAGCTGCATCTTGTACTGATGTCTTGATGCAAAGATTAGAAAAACCAAGAAATTCAAGAATCCTAAGACTGCAAGTAACCAATAGAAGTTATTTAACTttcctttattcaaattattcctAAGCCAGTTCCTGTTGGTTACATGGTCGACGATAGACACCAGCAAACTGCTCACAAAGAACCCCATTGAAATGGTGCTCAGGAAAAGCCCTGTGCTCATGGATTTCATCCGGTCTGGTGCCTCTCTAATAAAGAACTCAAGTTGTCCAACATAAGCAAAAGCCTCCCCAGCACCAACAAGGAAGAACTGAACAAGTAGCCAAAAAGCACTTATTTTGACTTCTTTCTCTACAGCAATTTCCCTCCTTTCTTTCTCAATAATAGCAGCCCCTACCATAGCAGCTACAGAAAAAACTAGTCCAATCCCAATCCTCTGGAGGCTAGTGATTCCCTGAGGATTATGGGTGATTTTTCGAGCCAAGGGAACGAAAAGTTTTTCATTTAGGGAAGTGAAGAGGAGAATGCTGATGATGAGAAAAGCGGAGAAAGATCCTGCGGGGATTACGAAAGAACCAATTTTGCGGTGCATGATGGTGGCTTGCTCAACTGTAAACGTGGTCATCTGGGAGTAGATTGTCCAGAAGAGTATACACGTAGACCAAATGGGGAGTAATTTAATCACCATTTTTACTTCTTCCACATGGGTCACAGTTGATACTAGCCATGGGTTATTTTTTTCTGCGTTGGCAGCACAGTTGTCGTCTAGGATTGCAGCCTTGTCCAGAAACCTAGTCATCACAAGCACGTTGAAATCAAATTTGGTTACTTTTCTGGCAAATATGTAATTAGTCAATTAATTCTTTTGGCTCTTGATGCAAACATGGTCAGGGAAACTTGGAACAGATTCTCCTCTTTCTACTAATGCATAAATCTAAAAATTAGGTAGAATATCTTCAGCATGAAACAAAAGAAGCTGTTAGGAGCAGGGAGTTGTTTTAAGGTAAAATGAATGGCTAGACACTGATGGGAAAGGGTCAGATATCTGATTTTAGTTGCATTTCATGATCAAGTTGGAAGATTTCCTTTccctgccttttttttttttgcggggCCCTACCTTTtaccatttatttttctttttaatatctGTTGTGTATGAACTATGTTACGCATATTGGGCTACGAATGTTAGATTATCTGTTTATATAGAtacgtttatttttattttttaataatctaCTTGGAAGGTTTGATCCTCAAACCCATATCTAATCATATGGGGGTTGGAGCAACATATGAACTGacaatgaagcaaaatccttcaatttgtataaaaataacttaacactagctcaatttaaaattaaaatggttTAATGTTCTTGAATCAGAGCAAAGTTTtgcgaaaaaaaaaatgaaatttaagcTTGGGTTTTGAATCTGATGCAAGTGAAAATCAAACCAAAACTCTGCAATTTGCAACAGTTGTGAAAAGAAAGATGTGGCATGAAAACCAAATGGGATCAGACTTACTTGAATCTTGGCGTGTAGGGAACCTTTCGGTTATCGTAATCGTTCAAGAGGCTAGGGTGGGAAGGATAAGGctgatttttcttcttcaatgcCAATAATAGAACCCTCCATACGACAGTTAAAGGGCTCCCCTGAGGCTTTTTGAACCTGTACCATGGAGTCCCACAAATCAAAACCACTACCGCAATCACCATTGTTACTGCTGAAATCCCGTATCCCCACCCTCTTCCTACATTGTCTTGTATATACACCAGCACAATCACCGCAAACAATGACCCCAGGCTGATGCCGAAATAGAACCTATTGAAGAAGAAAATCATAGCCTTCTCCTCCTTGGGGTCTGCCACGTCGAACTGATCCGACCCAAAACCCGAGACATTAGACTTTATTCCCCCACCACCAAGTGCTGTTGTGTACAGTGCCGCATACAGCAAAGCCAGTTGCCGGCCGTTTGCCTCGATGCACTCGTGATGCTTCCTTCTGTAGTCATCACAGTAAGGAGGCCTCATGCTGGGAATTGTCGTAGCCAGTGTCAATAAAATCACTCCCTGAGTTAAGATGAGATGGCAGCCAAAAAAAGTTATATTAAAGTCTTTGTTTGCAAAGAAGTAGACGTAAAGATatcttttttatttcttattatcGGTAAGGGAAACCTTACCAGAGCAGTTATGGATGCAGAGAGTGCCACAGTCAAGTATCGGCCGAGTTTGGCATCGGCTAAGAAACCTCCGAGGAGACCAAGCAGATTAAGAGCGCCCATGAAGTTGGTAACTATAGTTGCGGATTTTGCTGCTGAGATATGCAAATCTCCAACTAAGTACGTCACCAAATTCATAGATATGCCCATCACACATATCCTCTCGGAGAGCTCAGATCCTGCACCAAAAATTTCCCTTCATATTAgcaaaagaagaaagatggggaCCAAGGTACACCGCACTTTTAAGCTTCTGAAATTCATCGTGAAACACCTAAGATGAGCCCTGCAGCGAGCCATCCACCGGTTTTCGACTTGTCCACCGGATTCCCGCGGAAATCAACCACGGTTCCCTCATTTGAATCATCTTTCTCACCATGGCTTCCAACCAAAACCTATGAGCATCCAAAGCAAAATCCAGGCAGCAAAGAAACTATTCATTATATGATCAATTATATTCAAGCAtgctaataataattttatagaaTGTATACTATACCATGATTGAAACTGCGcgcaagagagagagagagagagagagagagagagagagggaggaAAATAGTAATGTTTAGCTCCAAATATATTATGAGGGGGAAACAGCAGGGGAGAAGTGCATGATTGGGGGTGGGGAATGCATGATATGGGCCTGGGTACTTACTAGCTGTATCTTCTGAGTTTCCCCAACTTGTGGTCGGGAGAGAGCTTTAAAATTTTTGTACAATGTGGTCTTTTTGGTGTTATTATCATCCTGTGTACTTGATGCATCTAAGAGGATTGTGTATAGTTTTACCTTCACATTTTCATTTAACTTGCAGGTTAGTCATCATTTAGTATCATAATTTGTAATTGCAAGGGTCATCATTTATGGTGTTGTCATGTCATGTAGGGTCGATGATAAACTCTTGACCGTTTGATTGTCACGTCATGTTGTGTTTAGCAACCGTCCATCACATTTTTGTTTGCTTTTaaccaaattttgaatcttggaAAGATCAATTGGATTTATTAAATACAAAGAATTTTAGTTCAATGGAGGTTGCCTCTCGCATACATCTGCAATTTAATACATCTTTCTTGCCTTTCTACAGGTTTTCACGttattaatttaactattttcGAAGTATACACTTTTTTAAATTGAATCAAATATTTGACATTATATTCCCTGGAGGGTTATATTCACCATGGTAAATTATGAGTATAGTCTTgcttctatttttattatataattattattatttatttcctcattcaattttttaaaattaattatatttccGCTTTTTTGTTGTTAGTTCAATAACAAAATTTAGACCTGTTCATATGTCAGGCTATTTGTTTATACCTAAAGGTTTGCTCGAAATTTGAgagaatttggataaaaatattaaacccaaAAAATGAATTTAGGTAAAAAAATTAGGCCTGTTTAAAATATGGACTGAGCTCGGGGTTTGAACATTCAAAGTTCGAGCCTAGTCCACTTTAACtgcttttaagtttataatattttatattatgttatttttatatattatgtaatttagaacacattaaaaaaataaatctatattaaatatataatactactctaatgtaaacattaaaacaatgttaagatgactatatacaagtttttaataaataaaaaatgtataaaattattatatattaaaataatataatataaatattttttaaaaaatttaaaataatatgagCAGACCTAAAATTAGTTTGAGTTAATTTTTAGCAAATATGAGTgggtttgggcaaaattttagactCAGATTTCAAGTTGGGCCAGACTTGGACAAACATAAAGTATGTTAATATCATACTTAAACCCAACCCAAACtcgacccatgaacacctctaacgTAATTCTAATGTGGATCTTTTATTAACACATAGCCATTTAATATTTACACATTCACTCAATTAGATCttaaatctaaaaaattaaaaacctcaatgtttaaaaatttattatttcaattctattttgcaaaaaattcaaaaatttagctctcaacatttacaaaatttgttaatttagttataattctaaaaatatttcaaaataaaataaaaatattaaaaaaattgataacAAATTATAAAAacgatttaaaaataaaatattataaaaatatgttaggattgacccgattaagcaacgaacaagaaaaatagcagaataaattaagaaattaaacacacaaatttaacgtgaaaaaacccttccaaagaggataaaaaaccacggacaAAGATAactttactataatggcaaaagaacgaagagtacaaaagatggagataaagactaaacctcaaaaacccgaaaataaagaaccctcaaaacgtaaacacgaaattctctaaatgtgttatcagttctaatctctaatgggtatatCTTTCTAAGGTTTTAAAAtaacctatttataggctaaattcataggtcaaataataataaaataatctaaactaatcagtgtttgatgaaacaagtaaacagagtttaactgaaaggttatttttcaaaattgaccgaaaataggagtcatatttaacaaatctccaccttgactcatattttcaCAACGCCATCTTTTCGAAAgccgccacgagcctatcttgaattatgcagggaattaactgagtcgaatttgtgcttagaaactggaagacttctagccttcgacttgtacactgtgAAATCAAAACTAAAtcgggtctgattttcacgaacacaatgccttaaattttcaaaacctgtatccaaaagagaacctctcttcaacgaaatggtcatacctttttcccttctatgaccaagttgcctccgctctatcgagggacgtccgatttcatcagtcactgtagaaccttccagaatataaagactaccggttcttttaccttttaaaaaAACGAGAGCTctacgagatactttaatgccgctTGACTCGATGTTaattctgcatcctttcaagtctaaaatactcaaggagatgagattctttcataaatcaggtacatacctgacatctgaaagtgtcctaatcgtcccatcgtgcatcttaattttaacagtaccaatactaattaccttactagatgaattaTTTCCCATGTGCACAACTCTACCTTCAACCAAATTGTATGTGGAGAactattctctattgggacaca belongs to Gossypium arboreum isolate Shixiya-1 chromosome 7, ASM2569848v2, whole genome shotgun sequence and includes:
- the LOC108471302 gene encoding protein NRT1/ PTR FAMILY 6.4-like, which produces MVLVGSHGEKDDSNEGTVVDFRGNPVDKSKTGGWLAAGLILGSELSERICVMGISMNLVTYLVGDLHISAAKSATIVTNFMGALNLLGLLGGFLADAKLGRYLTVALSASITALGVILLTLATTIPSMRPPYCDDYRRKHHECIEANGRQLALLYAALYTTALGGGGIKSNVSGFGSDQFDVADPKEEKAMIFFFNRFYFGISLGSLFAVIVLVYIQDNVGRGWGYGISAVTMVIAVVVLICGTPWYRFKKPQGSPLTVVWRVLLLALKKKNQPYPSHPSLLNDYDNRKVPYTPRFKFLDKAAILDDNCAANAEKNNPWLVSTVTHVEEVKMVIKLLPIWSTCILFWTIYSQMTTFTVEQATIMHRKIGSFVIPAGSFSAFLIISILLFTSLNEKLFVPLARKITHNPQGITSLQRIGIGLVFSVAAMVGAAIIEKERREIAVEKEVKISAFWLLVQFFLVGAGEAFAYVGQLEFFIREAPDRMKSMSTGLFLSTISMGFFVSSLLVSIVDHVTNRNWLRNNLNKGKLNNFYWLLAVLGFLNFLVFLIFASRHQYKMQLPIEPESGEKELKGLNGETIQDMEKKASLQAVGEVEP